A genomic segment from Lignipirellula cremea encodes:
- a CDS encoding esterase/lipase family protein, which yields MHRRSFVATLLLGCLSLLPAAMAEAAPLRTVTLLTPGMRVNLEGAGLSFGACDQPDKSSQWTGMIGALQESGYRFGGVIRADGARVRLPKVLDTYAVDGDPQQANLFAMEFSAAADVDGLAYKALEFAACVRELRRYCGCDKIRVVAYSAGGLAARVYLQNALPQVEYGGEIDRLITIATPHMGSTTAEHWGDFLGTRATAIQPGSATIQRLNNELPLPADVCFASIVVRGVAVGSTGLQRVEKAAFAQYIEPETLARLPLDYRQGSDQVVNVASQNLALCRCARRQETGFGPPVFYAVARVKDPAPEDRSYFEPTVHEAAPIDPQVVLLTRLLLADDAPFWTGFKDVDQAGWVAWQAQQHAYGAIEEAMRLQHTWSEVTSTQVDRVQLLGAENGRWTFAFEGVSQSQWRSPPWVRSSGDFSGKLQLDVDRFGRVTSSEHWVRVSP from the coding sequence ATGCACCGACGTTCGTTTGTCGCCACACTCCTGCTGGGCTGTTTGTCTCTCCTGCCGGCGGCGATGGCGGAGGCGGCCCCGTTGCGGACGGTCACGCTGCTGACTCCTGGGATGCGTGTGAATCTGGAAGGGGCCGGGCTGTCGTTCGGTGCGTGCGACCAGCCGGATAAAAGCTCGCAATGGACGGGCATGATCGGCGCTTTGCAGGAGTCGGGCTATCGATTTGGCGGGGTGATTCGTGCGGACGGCGCCCGGGTGAGGTTGCCCAAAGTACTGGATACGTATGCCGTTGACGGCGATCCGCAACAGGCGAACCTGTTTGCGATGGAGTTCTCGGCCGCGGCGGATGTCGACGGTCTGGCGTACAAGGCGCTGGAATTCGCCGCCTGTGTCCGCGAGCTGCGGCGGTACTGCGGTTGCGACAAGATTCGCGTCGTCGCCTACAGCGCCGGCGGACTGGCCGCCCGCGTCTATCTGCAGAATGCCTTGCCCCAGGTGGAATACGGCGGCGAGATCGATCGTCTGATTACCATCGCCACGCCCCACATGGGCAGCACCACGGCGGAGCACTGGGGCGATTTCCTTGGCACCCGGGCGACGGCCATACAGCCCGGCAGTGCGACGATTCAGCGATTGAATAACGAGCTGCCGCTGCCAGCAGATGTGTGCTTTGCGTCTATCGTGGTGCGCGGCGTGGCAGTCGGCTCCACCGGCTTGCAGCGTGTGGAAAAGGCCGCCTTCGCGCAGTATATCGAGCCGGAAACGCTGGCCCGGTTACCGCTTGACTATCGCCAGGGGAGCGACCAGGTAGTGAATGTGGCCAGCCAGAACCTGGCCCTGTGTCGTTGCGCCCGGCGCCAGGAGACGGGCTTTGGCCCGCCCGTTTTTTATGCCGTGGCGAGGGTGAAAGATCCGGCCCCGGAAGATCGCAGTTATTTTGAACCGACGGTGCACGAAGCGGCCCCGATTGATCCGCAAGTGGTGCTGTTGACGCGATTGCTGCTGGCGGATGACGCCCCGTTCTGGACGGGCTTCAAGGACGTCGACCAGGCGGGCTGGGTCGCCTGGCAGGCCCAGCAGCATGCCTATGGAGCGATTGAAGAGGCCATGCGGCTGCAGCACACCTGGTCCGAGGTCACTTCGACGCAGGTCGATCGCGTCCAGTTGCTGGGCGCCGAGAACGGCCGCTGGACGTTCGCCTTTGAAGGGGTTTCCCAGTCGCAATGGCGTTCCCCCCCCTGGGTGCGGTCGTCGGGCGATTTCAGCGGCAAACTGCAGCTGGATGTGGATCGCTTTGGCCGGGTGACCAGCAGCGAGCACTGGGTGCGCGTCAGTCCCTGA
- a CDS encoding ACP S-malonyltransferase — MKNGMGSTAFAFRGYNTLNLGRTPELLEHAAYGPVLERILREFSEANSVWVGRDLKLVERVRERRETTLADYADAIVLIVGAALGQLKLLEQFFGVKYQSARMAMGYSLGEVAALIASGTLDREEALRTPLALSEDCIALADDVTLGVLFARGHQLPLDEVHRQYLHINAEGNGVMGISAYLAPNSVLLMGQRDTLDRFNRRINEKVTERLYLRKNEGSWPPMHTPITWERNIPNRCAKMLHTARGGFAAPSPPVFSLVTGDFSYNDYNAREILHRWTDQPQRLWDAVAETLEKGIETVVHVGPSPNIIPATYHRLSDNVTGQLQKSIGMRAVSNIVRRPWLKSLLPARTALLRAPMMKQIILEDWLLEQTP; from the coding sequence ATGAAAAACGGGATGGGTTCCACGGCGTTCGCCTTCCGCGGTTACAACACGTTGAATCTGGGGCGCACGCCCGAGTTGCTGGAGCATGCGGCCTATGGGCCGGTGCTGGAACGCATACTGCGGGAGTTTTCGGAGGCCAACAGCGTCTGGGTCGGGCGTGATCTGAAGCTGGTGGAGCGGGTCCGCGAACGGCGGGAAACGACGCTGGCCGATTACGCCGACGCCATTGTCCTGATTGTGGGCGCGGCCCTGGGGCAGCTGAAGCTGTTAGAGCAGTTCTTTGGCGTGAAGTACCAATCGGCCCGGATGGCGATGGGGTACAGCCTGGGCGAAGTGGCCGCCCTGATTGCCAGCGGCACGCTGGATCGCGAAGAGGCGCTGCGCACGCCGCTCGCGTTGTCGGAAGACTGCATTGCCCTGGCCGACGATGTCACTCTGGGGGTGCTGTTTGCCCGGGGGCATCAGTTGCCGCTGGATGAGGTGCATCGCCAGTACCTGCACATCAACGCTGAAGGAAACGGCGTGATGGGCATTTCGGCCTATCTGGCGCCGAACTCCGTGCTGTTGATGGGACAACGCGATACGCTGGACCGCTTTAACCGCCGGATCAACGAGAAGGTGACCGAGCGTTTGTACCTGCGCAAAAACGAAGGCAGCTGGCCGCCCATGCATACCCCCATTACCTGGGAACGGAACATTCCGAATCGCTGTGCGAAAATGCTGCATACGGCCCGCGGCGGCTTTGCGGCGCCGTCCCCGCCAGTGTTTTCGCTGGTGACGGGCGACTTCAGCTACAACGACTATAACGCCCGAGAAATTTTGCATCGCTGGACCGACCAGCCGCAACGACTGTGGGACGCCGTGGCGGAAACTCTGGAGAAAGGGATCGAAACGGTCGTGCATGTGGGCCCGTCGCCCAATATTATACCGGCCACCTATCACCGACTGAGCGACAACGTGACCGGACAGCTGCAGAAGAGCATCGGCATGCGGGCCGTCTCCAACATTGTGCGGCGTCCCTGGCTCAAGTCGCTGTTGCCGGCCCGGACCGCGCTTTTGAGGGCGCCCATGATGAAGCAGATCATCCTGGAAGACTGGCTGCTGGAACAAACGCCCTGA
- a CDS encoding aldose 1-epimerase, translating to MSDSLITLTEAVSGATAVIALDRGCNCFSLRLPHQEQPTELLWSEPGFPQGAGGAAHSGIPLLFPFPGRLASNRIVWQGEEFSVTTDPGELPIHGFVYDRPWRLLDRTDTTASAEFVLSRDGADGAACWPADFRLVARFALTAASLTIVVEIENVDCRPLPWGLGLHPYFRLAATASPEDAAACRVQLPVAQTWEMEGPFATGEFRELGNALSLHLGMRFSQIDLDLGFTGLQWFDETATCRLLDTTGRQVSIAWGPEFPHLVVYTPPHREAICLEPWTCLPDPLRLHEAGIASGLRLLAPGETIAATVTITQG from the coding sequence ATGAGCGATTCGCTGATCACGCTGACAGAAGCCGTCTCCGGGGCCACGGCCGTGATCGCCCTGGACCGCGGCTGCAACTGCTTCTCCCTGCGACTGCCGCACCAGGAGCAGCCAACGGAGCTGCTCTGGTCGGAGCCTGGCTTTCCCCAGGGAGCGGGCGGAGCGGCCCATAGCGGCATCCCACTGCTGTTCCCCTTTCCCGGCCGCCTGGCGAGCAACCGGATCGTCTGGCAGGGGGAAGAGTTTTCGGTCACGACCGACCCAGGCGAACTACCGATCCATGGGTTCGTCTACGATCGTCCCTGGCGATTGCTGGATCGCACCGATACCACTGCGTCGGCGGAATTTGTGCTGTCGCGTGATGGGGCCGACGGCGCCGCCTGCTGGCCGGCCGACTTTCGCCTGGTTGCCCGGTTTGCCCTGACCGCGGCTTCGCTCACGATCGTGGTCGAAATCGAGAACGTCGACTGCCGGCCGTTGCCCTGGGGACTGGGGCTGCATCCTTATTTCCGGCTGGCGGCGACGGCCAGCCCCGAGGACGCGGCTGCCTGCCGGGTGCAACTGCCGGTCGCCCAGACCTGGGAGATGGAAGGCCCGTTCGCCACGGGCGAATTCCGCGAGCTGGGAAACGCTCTGTCGCTGCATCTGGGCATGCGGTTCTCGCAGATCGACCTGGATCTGGGGTTCACGGGCCTGCAATGGTTTGACGAGACAGCCACCTGTCGCTTGCTGGATACGACGGGTCGGCAGGTTTCGATTGCCTGGGGGCCGGAGTTCCCGCATCTGGTCGTTTATACGCCGCCGCATCGAGAAGCGATTTGTCTGGAGCCGTGGACCTGTCTGCCGGATCCGCTTCGCCTGCACGAAGCCGGGATCGCCAGCGGCCTGCGTCTGCTGGCGCCTGGTGAAACGATCGCAGCGACGGTAACGATTACGCAGGGCTGA
- a CDS encoding DUF6690 family protein → MRKELLYLPILLAASGGPYLLQSGKPAADEEQTSTLTGLSGLMEDEAIDALPPPTLEPVNRLGTSITTAPLAGPPTSDFLEVFRFDVTPNWILQRWGRVTTALDAPGMQGLRTALVTGAQPSDVAGSLTYYFDHQQQVKRVSFQGTTGDPQRLVDSLTRAYGLRQKKSLLAGMYVSEWNGTVTSALRISQRPLISSGDNLATYDVMLELNLPTDYYQLSPEFQAALKHDFALPGQRVGSLPPSARRRSLIP, encoded by the coding sequence ATGCGCAAAGAACTGCTGTACCTGCCGATCCTGCTCGCTGCGAGCGGCGGACCCTACCTGCTCCAAAGCGGAAAGCCCGCCGCGGACGAAGAGCAAACGTCCACCCTGACCGGATTGTCCGGACTGATGGAAGACGAAGCTATCGACGCGCTGCCTCCGCCCACACTGGAGCCCGTCAATCGGCTAGGGACTTCGATCACAACCGCCCCGTTGGCCGGCCCGCCGACAAGCGACTTCCTGGAAGTGTTTCGCTTCGACGTAACGCCGAACTGGATCCTGCAGCGCTGGGGACGGGTGACGACCGCGCTCGACGCCCCGGGCATGCAAGGCCTGCGCACCGCCCTGGTGACTGGCGCCCAGCCGAGCGACGTGGCCGGATCGTTGACCTATTATTTCGACCATCAGCAACAGGTCAAACGGGTCAGCTTCCAGGGAACCACCGGCGATCCGCAAAGGCTGGTGGATAGCCTTACCAGGGCGTACGGTCTGCGCCAGAAAAAGTCGCTGCTGGCCGGCATGTATGTCTCTGAATGGAACGGAACGGTCACCAGTGCGCTGCGGATTTCCCAACGTCCGCTGATCAGCTCCGGCGACAACCTGGCCACTTACGACGTGATGCTCGAATTGAACCTGCCGACCGACTATTATCAACTCAGCCCCGAATTCCAAGCGGCCCTGAAGCATGACTTTGCTTTGCCGGGACAGCGCGTCGGTTCCTTGCCGCCCAGCGCCCGACGCCGGTCGCTCATTCCGTAG
- a CDS encoding Minf_1886 family protein yields the protein MTEEQRPLFQLLRKDPRYTLDAYQFVRDALSYAHDELDWGDESGGEPEAAIDEDDQDEEPVVERHLTGQQLCEAIRRYAIEQYGYMAKVVLNSWGVAKTDDFGEIVYNLIRIKLMKKSPADRREDFNGLYDFGEAFEQHFEIKLPKSP from the coding sequence ATGACGGAAGAACAACGGCCACTTTTCCAGCTTTTGCGGAAGGACCCGCGGTATACGCTCGATGCCTATCAGTTCGTGCGCGACGCTTTGTCGTACGCCCATGATGAACTGGACTGGGGCGATGAATCGGGAGGCGAACCGGAAGCGGCAATCGACGAAGACGACCAGGACGAAGAGCCGGTCGTCGAACGTCACCTGACCGGCCAGCAACTGTGCGAAGCCATTCGGCGCTATGCGATCGAACAATACGGCTACATGGCCAAAGTGGTGCTCAACAGCTGGGGCGTCGCCAAGACCGATGACTTTGGCGAGATCGTCTATAACCTGATTCGCATCAAGCTGATGAAAAAGTCGCCGGCCGACCGCCGCGAAGACTTCAACGGCCTGTACGATTTTGGCGAAGCGTTCGAACAGCACTTCGAAATCAAACTGCCCAAGTCCCCGTAG
- a CDS encoding aminotransferase class I/II-fold pyridoxal phosphate-dependent enzyme, whose protein sequence is MSSTITGPADDSDHSPNPPFEVVPAARVTRLPPYMFGRINNLLYKKRRAGSDVIDLGMGNPSDPPSEIVIDKLVEAARDPNNHGYSKSNGILNLRREVASKYLTKYGVRLDPENELMVCLGSKEGFSHMCLALMGPGDTAITPAPYFPVHMYAVALASGNVIALEVAESDKFLSNIAYTCQHLYPKPKLLIVNYPHNPSTVTVDPEFYVEVVKLAKRYGFMVISDFAYADVAFEGYKPPSFLAAPGASEVGVEFTTMSKGYNMAGWRVGFCAGNADMIRNLGVIKGYYDYGMFQAIQIAAIVALRHTEADVERQSEIYLGRRNTLVEGLRRIGWSVDPPRAGMFVWAKIPPEWLARMSTMDFAMMLLEDGDVAVSPGAGFGSAGEGYLRMALVENEERLRQAVRQISRCLERQEKNT, encoded by the coding sequence ATGTCGTCGACCATTACCGGCCCTGCGGACGATTCCGACCACTCGCCCAACCCGCCTTTTGAAGTTGTCCCTGCTGCGCGTGTGACCCGATTGCCGCCGTACATGTTCGGTCGCATCAACAACCTGCTCTATAAAAAGCGACGAGCCGGCAGCGATGTGATCGACCTGGGGATGGGAAATCCGTCGGATCCGCCGTCGGAGATCGTTATTGACAAACTGGTCGAGGCGGCGCGCGACCCCAATAACCACGGTTACAGCAAGTCCAATGGTATCCTCAACCTGCGTCGTGAGGTGGCCAGCAAGTACCTGACCAAATACGGCGTGCGGCTCGACCCCGAGAACGAGCTGATGGTCTGTCTGGGGTCCAAGGAAGGCTTCAGCCACATGTGCCTGGCGCTGATGGGCCCGGGCGATACGGCCATTACGCCCGCTCCGTATTTTCCCGTGCACATGTACGCCGTCGCCCTGGCGTCGGGGAACGTGATTGCGCTGGAAGTCGCCGAGAGCGACAAATTCCTGTCGAACATTGCGTACACGTGCCAGCACTTGTACCCCAAGCCGAAGCTGCTGATCGTCAACTACCCGCATAATCCGTCGACCGTGACCGTCGATCCGGAGTTCTATGTCGAGGTGGTGAAACTCGCCAAACGGTATGGGTTTATGGTGATCAGCGACTTCGCCTACGCGGACGTGGCTTTCGAAGGGTACAAGCCGCCCAGTTTCCTGGCGGCGCCCGGCGCGTCGGAAGTCGGCGTGGAATTCACGACCATGAGCAAAGGCTATAACATGGCCGGCTGGCGAGTCGGTTTTTGCGCTGGCAACGCCGACATGATCCGCAACCTGGGAGTGATTAAAGGCTACTACGATTATGGCATGTTCCAGGCGATTCAAATCGCCGCCATTGTCGCCCTGCGCCACACCGAGGCCGATGTCGAACGTCAGTCCGAGATTTATCTGGGCCGCCGGAATACGCTGGTCGAGGGCCTGCGGCGAATTGGCTGGTCGGTCGATCCGCCCCGCGCCGGCATGTTCGTCTGGGCGAAGATTCCGCCGGAATGGCTGGCTCGCATGAGCACCATGGACTTTGCCATGATGCTGCTGGAAGATGGCGACGTCGCCGTCAGTCCGGGCGCCGGTTTTGGTTCTGCGGGGGAAGGTTATCTCCGCATGGCCCTGGTCGAAAACGAAGAACGTTTGCGGCAAGCCGTTCGCCAGATCAGTCGCTGCCTGGAACGCCAGGAAAAAAACACGTAA
- the carA gene encoding glutamine-hydrolyzing carbamoyl-phosphate synthase small subunit has translation MSQTAKLALEDGAVFTGEAFGAAGEVAGEVCFNTSMTGYQEILTDPSYRGQIVTMTYPMIGNYGVNPEDVESRRPFLSGFVVRENSRRRSNFRSDGDLHNYLADNNVVGISGIDTRALVRRLRTQGSLRGILSTVDLDDASLVAKAQASSGLVGRDLVSEVLPDSASAWGERLSRWSFITDAMPDLRSDGPHVVAIDYGMKLNIARHLVEEGFRVTILPGSVSTEDILQQNPDGVFLSNGPGDPEPLGYAIEAIRGLLGKKPVFGICLGHQLLSLACGARTFKLKFGHRGANQPVLNVLTQKVEITSQNHGFAVEEASLPDDLEITHRNLNDDTIAGVRHRRFPAFGVQYHPEASAGPHDSRYLFQQFQELMQQA, from the coding sequence ATGAGCCAAACTGCTAAACTTGCCCTGGAAGATGGAGCCGTCTTTACAGGAGAGGCCTTCGGCGCCGCCGGCGAAGTCGCCGGAGAGGTCTGCTTTAACACTTCGATGACCGGTTACCAGGAAATTCTGACCGACCCCAGTTATCGAGGGCAGATCGTCACCATGACTTACCCGATGATCGGCAACTATGGGGTCAACCCCGAAGATGTCGAAAGCAGGCGTCCTTTCCTGTCCGGTTTTGTGGTCCGCGAAAACAGCCGGCGCCGCAGTAACTTCCGGTCCGACGGGGATCTCCACAACTATCTTGCCGACAACAACGTCGTCGGTATTTCCGGCATTGATACCCGCGCTCTGGTGCGACGCCTGCGCACGCAAGGTTCGCTGCGCGGGATTCTGTCCACGGTCGATCTCGACGACGCCAGTCTGGTCGCCAAGGCCCAGGCTTCCTCGGGCCTGGTGGGTCGCGATCTGGTGTCGGAAGTGCTGCCCGACAGCGCCTCCGCCTGGGGCGAACGTTTGAGCCGCTGGTCGTTCATTACCGATGCGATGCCCGACTTGCGTTCCGACGGTCCGCATGTGGTGGCGATTGATTACGGCATGAAGTTGAATATCGCCCGGCATCTGGTCGAGGAAGGTTTCCGCGTGACGATCCTGCCGGGTTCGGTCAGCACCGAAGACATCCTGCAGCAGAATCCCGACGGCGTGTTCCTGTCGAACGGCCCTGGCGACCCGGAGCCGCTGGGCTACGCCATCGAAGCGATTCGCGGCCTGCTGGGAAAGAAACCCGTCTTCGGCATTTGCCTGGGCCATCAGCTGCTGTCGCTGGCCTGCGGGGCGCGCACCTTCAAGCTGAAGTTCGGTCATCGCGGCGCCAACCAGCCGGTCTTGAATGTGCTTACACAGAAAGTGGAAATTACTTCGCAGAACCACGGCTTTGCCGTCGAGGAAGCGTCCCTGCCCGACGATCTGGAAATCACGCATCGCAATTTGAACGACGATACAATCGCCGGCGTGCGGCATCGTCGGTTTCCCGCGTTCGGCGTGCAGTATCATCCGGAAGCGTCGGCTGGCCCGCACGACAGCCGCTATCTGTTCCAGCAGTTCCAGGAACTGATGCAGCAGGCCTGA